A DNA window from Stutzerimonas stutzeri contains the following coding sequences:
- a CDS encoding MFS transporter, with the protein MKSLIAPISSLLGGVALLLLGHGLLNTLLTLRGVAEGYSTGLIGLLMSGYFAGFLIGTWLAPSLIRRIGHIRTFAFYAALAAVAVLLHVLIVNPWVWLVLRVLYGVSLVTLYMVIESWLNAQVSGEKRGQVFALYMAVNLGALAAAQQLLSLDTPMNFTLFALAAILISSALMPITLTRQAQPALPDMPATDLLQLARIAPLPLMAAGISGLTLGGFWGLAPVYASQVGFDAAGVGLLMSITILGGAVLQWPIGLFSDKHDRRVVLLWVAAIAAVLALVITPILAGSLLLGLMFLWGGLAFSIYSIAVAQMVDQLNPDEILSGSSGLLLANGFGAAFGPVVAGGLMHLFGAIALPLFFAVTLGILAIYSFWRPRRVVDLVTEPHGHFTPMLRTSHTVLELMPDTPEVEPAPAPAHEAEMVDEHPVAQDEPVPPRTGTL; encoded by the coding sequence ATGAAGTCCTTAATAGCCCCCATCAGCTCGCTGCTGGGCGGAGTTGCATTACTACTGCTCGGGCACGGCCTGCTCAATACCCTGCTCACGCTGCGTGGCGTCGCCGAAGGCTACTCGACCGGCCTGATCGGCCTGTTGATGTCCGGCTATTTCGCAGGCTTTCTGATCGGCACCTGGCTCGCACCTTCGCTGATCAGGCGTATCGGCCATATCCGTACCTTCGCCTTCTACGCCGCGCTGGCGGCGGTTGCCGTGCTATTGCACGTACTGATCGTCAATCCGTGGGTGTGGCTGGTGCTGCGCGTGCTTTACGGCGTGTCACTGGTCACCTTGTATATGGTCATCGAAAGCTGGCTCAACGCTCAGGTCAGCGGTGAGAAGCGCGGCCAGGTATTTGCCCTGTACATGGCCGTGAACCTCGGCGCCTTGGCCGCCGCTCAGCAGTTGCTGAGCCTGGACACGCCGATGAACTTCACCCTGTTCGCGTTGGCGGCCATTCTCATCAGCAGCGCGCTGATGCCGATCACCCTGACCCGCCAGGCGCAGCCTGCCCTGCCGGACATGCCTGCGACCGACCTGCTGCAACTGGCCCGCATCGCCCCACTGCCGCTGATGGCAGCGGGCATTTCCGGATTGACCCTTGGCGGCTTCTGGGGCCTCGCGCCGGTGTATGCGAGCCAGGTCGGTTTCGATGCGGCCGGTGTCGGCCTGCTGATGAGCATCACGATTCTCGGCGGTGCAGTGCTGCAATGGCCGATCGGGCTGTTTTCCGACAAGCATGATCGGCGCGTGGTGCTGCTCTGGGTGGCGGCGATCGCGGCGGTACTGGCGCTGGTCATCACGCCGATCCTTGCTGGCTCGCTGCTCCTGGGCTTGATGTTCCTCTGGGGCGGCCTGGCGTTTTCCATCTATTCCATCGCAGTGGCGCAAATGGTCGATCAGCTGAATCCGGACGAGATTCTGTCCGGCTCAAGCGGCCTGTTGCTGGCCAACGGTTTCGGCGCAGCATTCGGGCCGGTGGTCGCCGGTGGGCTGATGCACCTGTTCGGCGCTATAGCGCTGCCACTGTTCTTCGCCGTGACATTGGGCATTCTTGCGATCTACTCGTTCTGGCGGCCGCGCCGGGTGGTGGATCTGGTCACCGAGCCGCACGGCCATTTCACCCCGATGCTGCGCACCAGCCACACCGTCCTGGAGCTGATGCCCGACACCCCCGAGGTCGAGCCCGCCCCGGCGCCGGCCCACGAAGCAGAAATGGTCGACGAGCATCCAGTAGCGCAGGATGAACCGGTGCCTCCACGAACCGGAACCCTTTAG
- the arfB gene encoding alternative ribosome rescue aminoacyl-tRNA hydrolase ArfB codes for MLEISNTVQLPDAEIELTAIRAQGAGGQNVNKVSSALHLRFDIQASSLPVFYKERLLALRDSRITSEGVVVIKAQRYRTQEQNRLDALERLAELIRSVAKVEKARRPTKPTLGSKKRRLEGKSKRGAIKAGRGKIDF; via the coding sequence ATGCTGGAAATTTCCAATACCGTGCAGTTGCCCGATGCCGAGATCGAGCTGACAGCCATACGCGCCCAGGGTGCCGGCGGCCAGAACGTCAACAAGGTGTCCAGTGCCTTGCACCTGCGCTTCGACATTCAAGCGTCTTCGTTACCGGTGTTCTACAAGGAGCGGCTGCTGGCGTTACGTGACAGTCGGATCACCAGCGAGGGGGTGGTTGTCATCAAGGCGCAGCGTTATCGAACCCAGGAGCAGAATCGTCTCGATGCACTGGAGCGGCTGGCGGAGTTGATTCGCAGCGTCGCGAAGGTGGAGAAGGCGCGCCGTCCGACCAAGCCGACGCTGGGCTCGAAGAAGCGCAGGCTGGAGGGCAAGAGCAAGCGCGGCGCGATCAAGGCGGGCCGCGGCAAGATCGACTTCTAA
- a CDS encoding metal-dependent hydrolase encodes MDSITQALLGASVQGALLGRWQGRKALAYGAVLGTLPDLDVVIDYGDAVANMTYHRGFSHSLFVLSLLALLLTWLARRWHPHSGYSGARLLLTIWLVLTTHVLLDAFTSYGTQLFWPLTTPPIAWSSVFIIDPLYSVPLLIAVLAGALFGLRGRTARWPAYALILSTGYLGFTLAGKQMAEHRVQATMANQGVQAEQMFSTPTPFNSLLWRVILVDGEYYYETLVSWWDDAPPTLVRLPRNAHLAEDLRDSPQHERLQWFTGNVLRYDDDGDQLLVTDLRLGMTGFHPFRFPLAERSAGEWQLVAQPERLPANRGDMSRLTSLWHRIWQQEPALPLEAWAAELNGNR; translated from the coding sequence ATGGACTCGATCACTCAGGCCCTTCTGGGCGCCAGTGTGCAGGGTGCGCTGCTCGGCCGCTGGCAGGGTCGCAAAGCCCTCGCTTATGGCGCTGTGCTCGGCACACTGCCGGACCTCGATGTGGTCATCGACTACGGCGATGCGGTGGCGAACATGACCTATCACCGTGGCTTCAGCCATTCGCTGTTCGTTCTGAGCCTGCTCGCGCTGCTGCTGACCTGGCTAGCCAGGCGATGGCACCCACACAGTGGCTATTCCGGAGCGCGGCTGTTGCTCACCATCTGGCTGGTGCTGACCACGCACGTGCTGCTGGATGCCTTCACCAGCTACGGCACGCAGTTGTTCTGGCCGCTGACGACCCCGCCGATAGCCTGGTCCAGCGTGTTCATTATCGACCCGCTTTACAGCGTTCCGCTACTAATCGCAGTGCTGGCTGGCGCGCTGTTCGGGCTGCGCGGGCGAACGGCCAGATGGCCCGCCTACGCGCTGATCCTCTCGACCGGTTATCTGGGATTCACCCTGGCCGGCAAGCAGATGGCCGAGCACCGCGTGCAGGCGACCATGGCCAACCAAGGCGTTCAGGCGGAGCAGATGTTCAGCACACCGACACCTTTCAACAGCCTTTTGTGGCGGGTGATTCTGGTGGATGGCGAGTACTACTACGAGACCCTGGTCAGCTGGTGGGATGACGCACCACCGACCCTGGTGCGACTGCCGCGCAACGCCCATCTGGCCGAAGATCTGAGGGATTCGCCGCAGCATGAGCGATTGCAGTGGTTCACCGGAAACGTGCTGCGCTATGACGACGATGGTGACCAGCTGCTGGTGACGGACCTGCGGTTGGGGATGACCGGCTTTCACCCATTTCGCTTCCCCTTGGCCGAGCGCTCGGCGGGAGAATGGCAGCTGGTTGCGCAGCCCGAGCGACTGCCGGCCAACCGCGGTGACATGAGCCGTCTGACGAGCCTATGGCATCGCATCTGGCAGCAGGAGCCGGCGCTGCCCCTGGAGGCCTGGGCGGCCGAATTGAATGGAAACCGCTGA
- a CDS encoding methyl-accepting chemotaxis protein, producing MEPVLNLFTNLSVGKKLICGFGLVLLLTLGVAGTGFVAVDEIVGRAQQIEQLSRVNASILGARGAERDFALTRQQSSADALHSSLQQLNTELTGLTATSSAAERAYLARIRQAAEDYGRQFDRYMQLIEQGAALRTQMQNAAQVSREEFEFIELDMYDAVRVLRLEGDRLKGSDPLTIAEATSGLTKQILDMRTLENVFVANSSDAAAKSWSELHGNVAAIGSNLKVWLNDDQQASMDKALAELNQYRLAFDEFRQSRIERLALEQSMAQQSEVVIAAADEALANASNAMQQQRRSGYMLLGVIGALAIFVGLLAAMVISRMIVGPLRSTVQQAQRVANGDLTYSQASARRDEVGQLQNAMHGMTESLRNLIGRIGGSVSQIAAAADQLSTVTAQTSAGVQTQRVETEQVATAMHEMAATVQEVARNAEQASLAARQADQQARQGDLVVQDAVGQIGNLASEVNQSAHAIEALHAESGRIGSVLEVIRAVAEQTNLLALNAAIEAARAGEQGRGFAVVADEVRALARRTHDSTEEIEGLIANLQRVAQQAVEQMQTSRDLTQSTVGLANEAGVALGRITESVSTIEQMNQQIAAAAEQQSAVAENISESVTRVRDIGDQSASATEHTAGASAELARLGLELQELVRQFRV from the coding sequence ATGGAACCAGTATTGAATCTCTTCACCAATCTCTCGGTTGGCAAAAAGCTCATCTGCGGCTTCGGCCTGGTATTGCTGCTGACACTCGGCGTGGCTGGTACTGGGTTCGTTGCGGTCGATGAAATCGTAGGCCGTGCGCAACAGATCGAGCAGCTTTCCCGCGTCAACGCATCAATTCTGGGCGCTCGTGGCGCTGAGCGCGATTTCGCCCTGACACGCCAGCAGTCGTCGGCTGACGCGTTGCACAGCTCGTTGCAGCAGCTCAATACGGAGCTGACTGGCCTGACGGCAACTTCCAGCGCGGCAGAGCGCGCCTACCTGGCTCGGATTCGCCAGGCTGCAGAAGACTACGGCCGTCAATTCGACCGCTACATGCAGCTGATCGAGCAGGGCGCTGCGCTGCGCACGCAGATGCAGAACGCCGCGCAGGTCAGTCGCGAGGAGTTCGAATTCATCGAGCTGGACATGTACGACGCGGTACGGGTGCTGCGTCTGGAGGGTGACCGGCTCAAGGGTAGCGACCCGCTGACGATTGCCGAGGCGACATCCGGCCTGACCAAGCAGATTCTGGACATGCGAACGCTGGAGAATGTCTTCGTCGCCAACAGCTCCGACGCTGCAGCGAAAAGCTGGAGCGAGCTGCACGGGAACGTCGCGGCTATCGGCAGCAACCTGAAGGTCTGGCTGAACGATGATCAGCAGGCGTCGATGGACAAGGCCCTCGCCGAGCTGAATCAGTACCGGTTGGCATTCGACGAGTTCCGTCAGAGTCGTATAGAGCGGCTTGCGCTCGAGCAGTCGATGGCTCAGCAGTCGGAGGTGGTTATCGCTGCCGCTGACGAGGCGCTGGCCAATGCCAGCAACGCCATGCAGCAGCAGCGGCGCAGCGGCTACATGTTGCTCGGTGTTATCGGTGCGTTGGCTATCTTCGTCGGCCTGCTGGCAGCCATGGTTATTTCGCGAATGATTGTGGGCCCGCTGCGTAGCACTGTTCAGCAGGCTCAGCGCGTCGCCAATGGCGACCTGACGTACTCTCAGGCCAGCGCCCGTCGCGATGAAGTGGGGCAGCTGCAGAATGCCATGCACGGCATGACAGAAAGCCTGCGTAATCTGATCGGCCGTATCGGTGGTAGCGTCAGCCAGATCGCGGCGGCCGCCGACCAGCTTTCTACCGTGACTGCGCAGACCAGCGCCGGCGTACAGACCCAGCGCGTAGAAACCGAGCAGGTAGCGACCGCGATGCACGAGATGGCCGCTACCGTACAAGAGGTAGCGCGCAACGCCGAACAGGCTTCCTTGGCGGCGCGCCAAGCCGATCAGCAGGCGCGGCAGGGTGATCTGGTGGTACAGGACGCCGTGGGACAGATCGGCAATCTGGCCAGCGAGGTGAATCAATCAGCCCATGCAATCGAAGCGCTGCATGCCGAAAGCGGACGTATTGGCAGTGTGCTCGAGGTGATCCGCGCGGTTGCCGAGCAGACCAATCTGTTGGCGCTCAACGCGGCCATCGAGGCGGCGCGTGCCGGCGAGCAAGGTCGTGGCTTCGCCGTGGTGGCCGACGAGGTCCGTGCATTGGCACGGCGCACCCATGATTCCACCGAGGAGATCGAAGGGCTGATCGCCAATCTGCAGCGGGTGGCGCAGCAGGCCGTAGAGCAGATGCAGACCAGTCGGGACCTTACTCAGAGCACTGTTGGCCTGGCTAACGAGGCAGGTGTCGCACTGGGCCGGATCACCGAGTCGGTTTCCACCATCGAACAGATGAACCAGCAGATTGCTGCAGCGGCTGAACAGCAAAGCGCGGTGGCCGAGAATATTTCTGAAAGCGTGACCCGCGTGCGTGATATCGGCGATCAGAGCGCCAGCGCTACGGAACACACCGCAGGGGCCAGCGCAGAGCTGGCTCGTCTGGGCTTGGAGCTACAGGAGCTGGTTCGTCAGTTCCGGGTCTGA
- a CDS encoding ABC transporter ATP-binding protein: MADQLSWAEIRRLALHHRKALILANLVAVLATLCSVPIPLLLPLLVDEVLLGAGDTALQVMNRFLPASWESAAGYIGLMLGITLVLRASALVFNVLQARLFARLSKDIVYRIRVRLIERLKRIALAEYESLGGGTVAAHLVTDLETIDKFIGDTLSRLLVAILSIIGTAAILVWMHWQLALLILLFNPLVIYATVQLGKRVKHLKRLENDSTSRFTQALTETLDAIQEVRASNRQGFFLGRLGLRAREVRDYAIASQWKTDASNRASGLLFQFGIDVFRAAAMLTVLFSDLSIGQMLAVFSYLWFMIGPVEQLLSLQYAFYAAGGALGRINQLLARADEPQYAGGRDPFTGQTTVAIEVRGLQFAYQDEPVLEGLDLSIAPGEKVAIVGASGGGKSTLVQLLLGLYQPQAGQIRFGGVPLEDIGLGTVRDNVAVVLQHPALFNDTVRANLMMGRERDDEACWRALEIAQLAVTIRQLPNGLDSIVGRSGVRLSGGQRQRLAVARMVLAEPKVVILDEATSALDAATEYALHQGLNRFLQGRTTLIIAHRLSAVKQADRVLVFDGGRIAEDGDHHQLIAEGGLYARLYGHLQH, encoded by the coding sequence ATGGCTGACCAACTCAGCTGGGCGGAAATTCGCCGGCTTGCGCTGCACCACCGCAAAGCACTGATTCTGGCCAATCTGGTTGCCGTGCTGGCGACGCTCTGTAGCGTGCCGATTCCGTTGCTGCTGCCGTTGCTGGTCGACGAAGTGCTGCTGGGTGCGGGCGATACCGCGCTACAGGTCATGAATCGCTTCCTGCCGGCCAGCTGGGAAAGCGCGGCGGGTTATATCGGGCTGATGCTGGGCATAACACTGGTCCTGCGAGCGTCGGCGCTGGTGTTCAACGTGCTGCAGGCGCGCCTGTTTGCGCGACTGTCAAAGGACATCGTTTATCGCATCCGCGTGCGCCTGATCGAGCGCCTCAAACGCATCGCTCTTGCCGAATACGAAAGTCTCGGCGGCGGAACGGTAGCGGCGCATCTGGTGACCGATCTGGAGACCATCGACAAGTTTATTGGCGACACGCTGAGTCGCCTGCTCGTCGCCATTCTGTCGATCATCGGTACGGCAGCCATTCTGGTCTGGATGCACTGGCAACTGGCTTTGCTGATCCTGCTATTCAACCCACTGGTCATCTACGCGACGGTGCAGTTGGGCAAGCGGGTGAAACACCTGAAACGGTTGGAGAACGACAGCACATCGCGCTTCACCCAGGCGCTGACCGAAACCCTCGACGCGATTCAGGAGGTTCGCGCTAGTAATCGGCAAGGCTTCTTCCTTGGCCGTCTGGGGCTGCGCGCTCGAGAGGTGCGGGACTATGCAATCGCCTCACAGTGGAAGACCGATGCATCCAACCGTGCCAGTGGTCTGCTGTTCCAGTTCGGCATCGACGTGTTCCGTGCCGCCGCGATGCTTACCGTGCTGTTTTCCGACCTGTCGATCGGCCAGATGCTGGCAGTGTTCAGCTATCTCTGGTTCATGATTGGCCCAGTGGAACAACTGCTGAGTCTGCAGTACGCCTTCTACGCCGCCGGCGGTGCGTTGGGCCGCATCAACCAGCTACTGGCGCGGGCGGACGAGCCGCAATATGCCGGCGGACGCGATCCTTTTACTGGCCAGACGACGGTCGCAATCGAGGTGCGTGGCTTGCAGTTCGCCTATCAGGACGAACCGGTGCTCGAGGGCCTAGACCTCAGCATCGCACCTGGTGAAAAGGTCGCCATCGTCGGGGCCAGCGGTGGAGGCAAAAGCACCCTGGTGCAGTTGCTGTTGGGGCTGTATCAGCCGCAAGCCGGGCAGATTCGTTTTGGCGGCGTGCCACTCGAAGACATCGGACTGGGCACCGTGCGCGATAACGTTGCTGTGGTGCTGCAGCACCCGGCGTTGTTCAACGACACCGTGAGAGCCAACCTGATGATGGGCCGCGAGCGGGACGACGAGGCCTGTTGGCGAGCGCTGGAAATTGCTCAGCTGGCGGTCACGATTCGCCAATTGCCGAATGGGCTGGACAGCATCGTTGGGCGCTCCGGCGTGCGATTGTCTGGCGGGCAGCGGCAACGGCTAGCTGTCGCACGCATGGTTCTCGCCGAGCCGAAAGTGGTCATCCTCGACGAAGCCACTTCGGCGCTCGATGCGGCGACCGAGTACGCGTTGCATCAGGGGCTCAACCGCTTCCTCCAAGGACGCACGACGCTGATCATCGCCCACCGGTTGTCCGCGGTAAAACAGGCTGATCGCGTGCTGGTCTTTGATGGTGGCCGGATTGCCGAAGATGGTGACCACCACCAGCTCATCGCCGAGGGCGGGCTATACGCCCGGCTCTACGGACACCTGCAGCACTGA
- a CDS encoding DsbA family protein, which translates to MARLIYVMDPMCSWCWGFAPVMTALAEQAEQKGVSLGLRVGGLRREQVVMDQAGRERTLSYWQAVHSATGQAFDLEQGLPDALIYDTEPACRALVAARDLDEARVWPLSLLIQQAFYERRRDVTQPSVLVELAEAAGLSRSQFAECYDDPATKAATAADFAWVENLGIAGFPTLLAEHEGQLALVTNGYQPLPALAALLERWLERNAHG; encoded by the coding sequence GTGGCCCGACTGATCTATGTGATGGACCCGATGTGCTCCTGGTGCTGGGGTTTTGCGCCGGTGATGACGGCATTGGCCGAGCAGGCCGAGCAAAAAGGCGTGTCGCTCGGGCTGAGGGTCGGCGGATTACGCCGTGAGCAGGTTGTGATGGATCAGGCCGGGCGCGAGCGCACGTTGTCTTACTGGCAAGCCGTGCACTCGGCGACGGGGCAGGCATTCGATCTGGAGCAGGGTCTACCTGATGCGCTGATTTACGACACCGAACCGGCTTGTCGCGCACTTGTCGCGGCTCGCGACCTCGACGAGGCACGCGTCTGGCCACTGTCGTTGCTGATTCAGCAGGCGTTCTACGAGCGCCGGCGTGACGTGACTCAACCATCAGTACTGGTGGAACTGGCCGAGGCAGCAGGGCTGTCGCGCAGCCAGTTCGCCGAATGTTATGACGACCCGGCCACCAAGGCGGCGACCGCGGCTGACTTCGCCTGGGTCGAGAACCTGGGTATCGCCGGCTTCCCCACCTTGCTGGCCGAGCACGAAGGGCAACTGGCGTTGGTAACCAATGGTTATCAGCCTTTGCCAGCGTTGGCAGCGCTATTGGAGCGTTGGCTGGAGCGCAACGCCCATGGCTGA
- a CDS encoding rhodanese-related sulfurtransferase translates to MTQKIVVAALYKFVSLPDYVALREPLLEALLQNGIKGTLLLAEEGINGTVSGTRESIDALLDWFRRDARLADIDHKESYCDEQPFYRTKVKLKKEIVTLGVEGVDPNKRVGTYVEPRDWNELIADPEVLLIDTRNDYEVAIGTFDGAVDPKTKSFREFPDYIKAHYDPAKHKKVAMFCTGGIRCEKASSYMLGEGFEEVYHLKGGILKYLEDVPEAQSRWQGDCFVFDNRVTVRHDLSVGDFDLCHACRAPLAVEDRQSEHYAPGISCPHCWDTLSEKTRAGARERQKQIELARERNQPHPIGRDPRELDR, encoded by the coding sequence ATGACTCAAAAAATCGTTGTGGCCGCGTTGTACAAGTTCGTATCGCTGCCCGATTACGTTGCGCTGCGCGAACCGCTGCTTGAAGCACTCCTTCAGAATGGCATCAAGGGAACGCTGCTGCTTGCGGAGGAAGGCATCAATGGCACTGTGTCCGGTACGCGCGAGAGCATTGATGCGCTGCTCGACTGGTTCCGCCGCGATGCCCGCCTGGCCGATATCGACCACAAGGAATCGTATTGCGATGAGCAGCCGTTCTATCGCACCAAGGTCAAGCTGAAGAAAGAGATCGTTACGCTTGGCGTTGAGGGTGTGGACCCCAACAAGCGGGTCGGCACTTACGTGGAACCGCGAGACTGGAATGAGCTCATTGCTGATCCCGAGGTGCTGCTGATCGATACGCGTAACGACTATGAAGTGGCGATCGGCACGTTCGATGGCGCGGTTGATCCCAAAACCAAGTCCTTCCGCGAGTTTCCTGACTACATTAAGGCGCACTACGATCCGGCGAAGCACAAGAAGGTTGCGATGTTCTGCACCGGAGGCATTCGGTGCGAGAAAGCCTCGAGCTACATGCTCGGTGAGGGCTTCGAAGAGGTCTATCACCTCAAAGGCGGCATCCTTAAATATCTGGAAGATGTGCCCGAGGCGCAAAGCCGCTGGCAGGGTGACTGCTTCGTGTTCGATAACCGGGTGACCGTACGCCATGACCTCAGTGTCGGCGATTTCGATCTGTGCCATGCCTGCCGCGCTCCCTTAGCCGTGGAAGATCGGCAATCGGAACACTACGCTCCGGGAATAAGCTGCCCGCACTGCTGGGATACGCTGAGCGAGAAGACGCGCGCCGGCGCACGTGAGCGGCAGAAGCAGATCGAACTGGCGCGTGAGCGCAATCAGCCGCATCCCATTGGCCGCGATCCACGCGAACTGGATCGCTGA
- a CDS encoding BolA family protein → MRKIDLVQNALQALQPEHLEVLDESHMHSRGQETHYKAVIVSPQFSGLNSVKRHQQAYAAMGELMQQVHALALHTYTPEEWAQQRTVPASPVCAGGHK, encoded by the coding sequence ATGCGCAAAATCGATCTAGTCCAAAATGCCCTGCAGGCTCTGCAGCCAGAACACCTCGAAGTGCTTGATGAAAGTCACATGCATAGCCGGGGGCAGGAAACCCACTACAAGGCAGTGATCGTCAGCCCGCAGTTCAGCGGGCTGAATTCGGTCAAGCGTCATCAGCAGGCCTATGCAGCGATGGGTGAGCTGATGCAGCAGGTCCATGCGCTGGCGTTGCATACCTATACGCCAGAGGAATGGGCGCAACAGCGCACGGTGCCTGCGTCGCCGGTATGTGCCGGCGGGCATAAGTAG
- a CDS encoding DUF2059 domain-containing protein has product MPTFRTQALRSAMLFICVSSSALADSASHAGSAERFLQLANADRLAVPVYAQVQQMFAQRFAEAQAPDSKKAMLERYQAQANTALDKAIGWDKLKPDLVDLYTSQFSETELNQLIDFYQSPLGKKMLTKLPELNARSAQLTQVKLEGAVPEVNKLLADMTAELEKQKP; this is encoded by the coding sequence ATGCCAACGTTTCGTACCCAGGCCTTGCGCTCTGCAATGCTGTTTATCTGTGTCAGTTCCTCGGCGTTGGCTGACAGCGCGAGCCATGCGGGGAGTGCAGAGCGTTTCCTGCAGCTAGCCAATGCTGATCGGCTCGCCGTACCCGTCTATGCCCAAGTGCAGCAGATGTTTGCGCAACGCTTTGCCGAGGCTCAGGCGCCTGACAGCAAGAAGGCGATGCTTGAGCGCTACCAGGCGCAGGCCAACACCGCGCTGGACAAGGCTATAGGTTGGGACAAGCTGAAACCCGATCTGGTCGATCTATACACCAGCCAATTTTCCGAAACCGAGCTGAATCAGCTGATCGACTTCTATCAGTCCCCTCTGGGCAAGAAGATGCTTACCAAGCTGCCGGAGCTCAACGCGCGTTCAGCTCAGCTCACCCAGGTCAAGCTGGAGGGTGCAGTACCGGAAGTGAACAAGTTGCTGGCCGATATGACGGCCGAGCTCGAAAAACAGAAGCCTTGA